From Styela clava chromosome 6, kaStyClav1.hap1.2, whole genome shotgun sequence, one genomic window encodes:
- the LOC120331727 gene encoding adipocyte plasma membrane-associated protein-like produces the protein MTGGKSTRRRKKISHTNVVNELSKPNSPLLNGHPINACKTIIFVVILAFITLGLYLTWLYINSPISAVPVDDIKVVPQLSTWLNGENTLLQNGIRFLPELEAPESIATDQEGKLYAGLADGRIVKISDDDNGNREIIDLTEGFDFAENSERQGKRPHGLRIVNSTLYFADAVQGVFQIDLKTRKWGKVVAYNDINPHINYANDLTITADGTTMYFTDISKRWSYTDIQKSILEMECSGRVLEVDLTTNSITKVVFEGLCVPNGIELDHTESKLLVSENSRRRITVIDRKYGKITKHVHLPGGTDNIRRSHNGGYWAPVPFLSRPIFDFILRFPTIRNILASILDLEGLLSLLECNVGVVIKLDDNFEPVYVYYDIEGKVARFVTQVTELNNGDLVLGSYLANGIVKLDRKFING, from the coding sequence ATGACTGGTGGTAAAAGCACTCGCCGTAGGAAGAAGATATCGCATACAAATGTGGTAAATGAGTTGAGTAAACCCAACAGTCCACTTCTGAATGGACATCCAATTAATGCGTGCAAAACCATAATCTTTGTTGTTATTCTCGCTTTCATCACACTGGGTTTATACCTTACGTGGTTGTATATCAACTCTCCAATATCGGCTGTTCCTGTTGATGACATCAAAGTAGTACCGCAATTGTCAACTTGGTTAAACGGAGAAAATACTTTGCTGCAGAATGGAATAAGGTTTTTACCGGAACTAGAAGCACCAGAATCGATTGCGACAGATCAAGAAGGGAAATTGTATGCAGGACTTGCAGATGGGAGGATTGTAAAAATATCTGATGACGACAACGGCAATCGAGAGATAATTGATTTAACTGAGGGATTCGATTTTGCAGAGAATAGTGAACGTCAAGGAAAACGCCCCCACGGTCTGCGTATAGTGAATTCAACATTGTATTTTGCTGACGCTGTCCAAGGTGTATTTCAAATAGATTTGAAGACCAGGAAATGGGGTAAAGTGGTCGCTTATAATGATATTAATCCCCATATAAACTACGCAAATGATCTGACAATTACCGCGGACGGAACAACAATGTATTTCACTGATATTAGTAAACGGTGGAGTTACACCGACATACAGAAATCGATACTAGAAATGGAGTGCAGTGGCCGGGTTTTAGAAGTTGATTTAACAACGAATAGCATCACCAAAGTCGTTTTTGAGGGACTGTGTGTTCCAAACGGTATTGAACTGGATCATACAGAATCCAAGTTGCTTGTTTCAGAAAATAGTCGACGAAGAATAACAGTTATTGACCGAAAGTATGGCAAGATTACGAAGCATGTCCATCTTCCAGGCGGAACGGACAATATACGGCGCAGTCATAATGGAGGATATTGGGCACCGGTTCCCTTTTTATCGAGacctatttttgattttattctgCGTTTTCCAACAATCCGAAACATATTAGCGAGCATTCTAGACCTCGAGGGGCTTTTAAGTCTACTGGAATGTAATGTGGGCGTTGTCATAAAACTAGATGATAATTTCGAACCTGTTTATGTATATTACGATATTGAGGGCAAGGTTGCCAGATTCGTTACGCAGGTAACGGAACTCAATAATGGAGACTTGGTCCTTGGTTCGTATTTGGCAAATGGAATCGTCAAACTCGACAGAAAGTTCATCAATGGGTAA
- the LOC120331730 gene encoding adipocyte plasma membrane-associated protein-like produces MDNRKELRQRSKTSKKDTPHKRTGDENALQGSTSRNTITFVVKVVIAALSAYLCCAYFTSPTSSVVVNDMHNIGQLKWANMINNDLQNGEKLFTELIGPESIAVDKVGNWYAGLEDGRIMKISNSGKVLTELTKSFDFAKGSKRVDKRIMGLRLFNSKLFFADAYQGIFVIDIHTKEWKKIVGFGDVNPNLMFANDLTITADGSTIYFTDTSEKWDYKGAAYSIIEVECSGRLFKVDLTTKSVDLLRERLCFANGIELDLTESKLLLSENSRRRILVFDIKSGEILKQILLPGGPDNIRRSRDGGFWAPIPVLPDPSFDIALPFPVIRDTLTGAISLETLFKLLKMNKGVVVKISSTFEPEAIHYDLDGKVCQAISHVCELDTGELLLGTVTSRGIVRLKL; encoded by the coding sequence ATGGATAATCGAAAAGAATTGAGACAGCGCAGCAAAACATCAAAGAAAGATACTCCACACAAACGGACAGGCGATGAAAACGCATTGCAAGGCTCAACTTCAAGAAACACCATTACCTTCGTGGTGAAGGTGGTGATAGCTGCTCTAAGTGCATATCTGTGCTGCGCGTATTTCACATCCCCGACTTCTTCCGTCGTCGTCAATGACATGCATAATATTGGGCAATTGAAATGGGCAAATATGATAAACAACGATCTTCAGAATGGGGAAAAGCTGTTTACCGAGTTAATTGGGCCAGAATCCATTGCAGTTGATAAAGTTGGTAACTGGTACGCTGGCCTCGAAGATGGTCGAATCATGAAAATCTCAAATTCTGGCAAGGTACTTACCGAATTGACCAAATCATTCGACTTTGCGAAAGGAAGTAAGCGTGTGGATAAACGTATTATGGGTTTAAGATTGTTTAATTCGAAACTCTTTTTCGCGGATGCATACCAAGGTATTTTTGTTATCGATATACACACAAAAGAATGGAAGAAAATTGTAGGATTCGGTGATGTCAACCCCAACCTGATGTTTGCTAATGATTTGACAATAACTGCAGATGGGTCAACGATATATTTTACCGATACTAGTGAGAAATGGGATTACAAAGGGGCTGCGTATAGCATAATAGAAGTAGAATGCAGTGGACGATTGTTCAAAGTAGATCTAACCACTAAAAGTGTCGATCTTCTCCGTGAGCGTTTGTGCTTTGCAAATGGAATTGAATTGGATTTGACAGAATCGAAGTTGCTGTTGTCAGAAAATAGTCGACGCCGTATTCttgtatttgatataaaatcagGCGAAATCTTGAAACAGATTCTGCTTCCTGGTGGGCCAGATAACATCAGAAGAAGCAGAGATGGAGGATTTTGGGCACCGATTCCAGTTTTACCCGACCCGAGTTTCGATATCGCCTTACCATTTCCAGTTATCCGTGACACTTTAACCGGTGCTATTAGCTTAGAAACTCTATTTAAACTTCTTAAAATGAATAAAGGCGTTGTGGTGAAAATTTCGTCAACGTTTGAGCCTGAAGCCATACACTATGATCTCGACGGGAAAGTTTGTCAAGCCATCAGCCACGTGTGTGAACTCGATACTGGAGAACTTCTACTGGGAACCGTCACCTCCCGCGGAATCGTTAGGCTGAAGTTATAG
- the LOC120331740 gene encoding microfibril-associated glycoprotein 4-like, giving the protein MIKYITLFIFVGIISTENASTLDNYGTVLTEQMNRYCQTYMSQDTDDTLAGQPRTPRVGKAGPVGPPGLPGIVGSRGPIGSVGPQGVKGHPGVPGSPGEVNYTRIEDIVQEKINSVFSVVLNKDCNNFATTELALVKNKTGGVFAIYPVRWNQIIHVYCDTSTDGGKWMVFQRRSNGVIDFTSYTWAEYANGFGNPATEYWMGLEKLHRLTSDGDFELRIDLEDWEGNKRYAKYSSFSIGSASTKYQLNVGKYSGDAGDALTPEHNVRNFHDTMKFTTVDQDNDNAGGNCANSWNSGGWWFNACHIANLNGKYVSGGQTSRAWEGIIWGHWKGGGISLKSTEMKFRPRM; this is encoded by the exons ATGATCAAATATATCACCCTGTTTATATTTGTTGGAATAATTTCCACGGAGAACGCATCAACTTTGGATAATTATGGGACAGTACTGACTGAGCAAATGAATCGATATTGCCAAACGTATATGTCTCAAGATACCGACGATACATTGGCAGGGCAACCGAGAACGCCCCGAGTAGGAAAAGCTGGGCCAGTGGGACCACCTGGACTCCCCGGAATAGTCGGCTCACGTGGACCCATTGGAAGCGTCGGCCCACAAGGGGTCAAAGGTCACCCCGGGGTTCCTGGGTCGCCAGGCGAGGTGAACTACACCAGAATCGAAGATATTGtacaagaaaaaataaaca GTGTGTTCTCGGTGGTGCTCAATAAAGACTGCAACAATTTTGCTACAACCGAGTTAGCCCTTGTGAAGAACAAAACAGGTGGCGTCTTTGCAATCTATCCAGTAAGATGGAACCAAATAATTCACGTTTATTGCGACACATCGACAGACGGAGGAAAATGGATG GTTTTTCAACGAAGGTCTAACGGAGTGATCGATTTCACCTCGTATACATGGGCCGAATATGCAAATGGATTTGGAAACCCAGCCACAGAATACTGGATGG GATTGGAGAAACTACATCGATTAACATCAGACGGTGACTTTGAACTCAGAATTGATTTGGAAGATTGGGAGGGAAATAAACGCTACGCCAAGTATTC gTCATTTTCCATCGGGTCTGCTTCTACAAAATACCAACTCAATGTTGGAAAATATTCAGGGGATGCTGGGGATGCACTCACACCTGAACATAATGTAAGGAATTTTCATGACACAATGAAGTTTACGACGGTGGATCAGGACAATGATAATGCCGGTGGTAACTGTGCAAATTCTTGGAATAGTGGTGGATGGTGGTTTAATGCTTGTCATATTGCAAACCTCAACGGTAAATATGTCAGTGGAGGTCAGACTAGTAGAGCTTGGGAAGGAATCATCTGGGGACATTGGAAAGGAGGCGGGATATCATTAAAGTCGACAGAAATGAAATTTCGTCCGAGAATGTAA
- the LOC120331722 gene encoding glycerol-3-phosphate acyltransferase 3-like — protein MVLETLLALVYLPFHYLPQIFMTVALLVIVPALFGREWGIRRAYVKLLMKLFDWTTRRIDREKDTKFVPSSAEKIIDAENPITALGSQKDMMEENYKFRLEDITFFIKSGIEAVIDDEVTKRFRAEELPSWNLMTRTNMRYHYISVRLSIMWFLGLILRYCFLFPLRVTMTVIGLLWMAVSMIPLSMMTDSSLKRRIVYFANIVAFRICCRAFSAVITYHDEQYMPKSSGICVANHTTTLDVCLLMQHRPYAVLGQIHGGFLGYFERTLSKCTNHVWFERSEVRERSFVVRRVKEHLDDPNNYPILLFPEGTCINNTSVMMFKKGTFEIPATIFPVAIKYNPWFGDAFWNSSKHSMLQYLAVVMTSWAIVADVWYLPAMEKLPDEDALHFAERVKSVIARKGGLVDCEFDGQLKRAMIKSSYMEQNRKIYSDILKRDKEAPSTSQEHDDQSESVFNGTPPFSIGGTEVKKSPPEDDEEEISKASEEIIPRKEENNSKSS, from the coding sequence ATGGTTTTGGAAACATTATTGGCATTGGTATATCTACCATTTCACTATCTCCCTCAAATTTTTATGACTGTGGCTCTACTGGTCATTGTTCCTGCTTTATTTGGTAGGGAATGGGGAATTCGAAGAGCTTATGTAAAGTTACTAATGAAGTTATTTGACTGGACGACTAGAAGAATCGACAGAGAAAAGGATACTAAATTTGTTCCATCAAGTGCAGAAAAAATCATTGATGCTGAAAATCCGATCACTGCATTAGGCAGTCAAAAAGACATGATGGAAGAAAACTATAAGTTTAGGTTGGAAGACATAACATTCTTTATTAAGAGTGGAATTGAAGCAGTTATTGATGATGAAGTTACAAAACGTTTTAGAGCCGAGGAACTTCCATCTTGGAATTTGATGACGCGTACCAACATGAGATATCACTATATCAGCGTACGATTGTCCATCATGTGGTTTCTTGGTTTGATTTTGAGGTACTGTTTTCTTTTTCCGTTAAGAGTTACCATGACAGTTATTGGATTACTCTGGATGGCCGTTTCTATGATCCCACTCTCCATGATGACAGATTCAAGTTTAAAGCGCAGGATAGTTTATTTTGCCAATATTGTTGCTTTTCGAATTTGCTGCAGAGCTTTCTCTGCTGTGATAACATATCACGATGAGCAATATATGCCAAAATCTAGTGGTATCTGTGTGGCGAATCATACTACAACTTTAGATGTTTGTTTGTTGATGCAACATCGACCATACGCAGTCTTGGGACAGATTCATGGTGGATTTTTGGGTTATTTTGAAAGGACATTATCAAAGTGTACAAATCATGTGTGGTTTGAGCGATCGGAAGTTCGCGAGAGGAGCTTCGTTGTTCGACGAGTGAAAGAGCATCTCGATGATCCAAATAATTACCCCATTTTGCTCTTTCCTGAAGGGACCTGCATCAACAATACGTCTGTTATGATGTTCAAGAAAGGCACTTTCGAGATACCTGCAACTATATTTCCAGTGGCAATAAAATATAATCCATGGTTTGGAGATGCTTTCTGGAACAGTAGCAAACATAGCATGCTTCAATACCTTGCTGTTGTTATGACAAGCTGGGCAATAGTAGCAGACGTTTGGTATTTACCAGCAATGGAGAAACTACCTGACGAAGATGCATTGCATTTTGCCGAAAGAGTGAAGTCAGTCATTGCAAGGAAAGGTGGGTTAGTTGACTGTGAATTTGATGGCCAACTCAAGCGAGCGATGATAAAGTCGTCGTACATggaacaaaatagaaaaatctaTAGTGATATCTTGAAAAGAGATAAAGAAGCTCCTTCCACATCTCAGGAACATGATGACCAGTCGGAATCAGTTTTCAATGGAACTCCTCCATTTAGCATCGGTGGTACTGAAGTAAAGAAGTCTCCTCCAGAAGATGATGAAGAAGAAATTAGCAAGGCTTCAGAGGAGATTATTCCAAGGAAAGAGGAAAACAATAGTAAATCATCTTAA
- the LOC120331721 gene encoding serine palmitoyltransferase 2-like, producing the protein MCDTEMRHRNGNEKISDTKSNGTYKHTNGYSHLNGHMNGDCNGNAINIKQDTTKHETKQFQETFEATPILAAVLTYISYAVLTLFGFLRDFMRLRKIDKTLGACEAEDMKDFVPLYASFESFYTRNVYIRIRDCFNRPICSVPGATVDIADRESLESGWTINYTGRVHKDVVNLGSYNYLGFAEKTGPCSEDAIESVKQYGAGVCSSRQEIGNLDIHEELEEVVANYLGVESCLAFGMGFATNSMNIPCLVDKGCLIFSDELNHASLVLGCRLSGATTRVFKHNNMEDLEQKLRNAIVSGQPRTHRPWKKILIIVEGVYSMEGSIINLPGVIKLKKKYSAYVYLDEAHSIGAIGKSGRGVTEYFGVDPNDVDIMMGTFTKSFGAAGGYIGGRRDLVEHLRKHSHSTSYATSMAPAVVQQILTCMKLIDDPNDGHKRIKKLAENSRLFRQGLKKAGFIVYGNDDSPVVPMMIYMPGKLGPFSREMLERGFAVVVVGFPATPLVESRVRFCISAAHSEEQLKGALQAINDLAEVLKLKYSRT; encoded by the exons ATGTGTGACACTGAAATGCGACATAGAAATGGTAATGAGAAAATATCTGATACAAAATCCAATGGAACATACAAACATACAAATGGGTATTCACACTTAAATGGACATATGAATGGAGACTGTAATGGGAATGCTATCAATATTAAACAG GATACAACAAAACACGAGACCAAACAATTTCAAGAAACATTTGAAGCTACCCCGATCCTTGCAGCAGTTTTAACTTACATCAGCTATGCAGTGCTTACACTTTTTGGATTTTTAAGAGATTTCATGAGATTGCGCAAGATTGATAAAACTCTGGGTGCATGTGAGGCTGAAGACATGAAG GACTTTGTTCCTTTATATGcaagttttgaaagtttttaCACTCGCAATGTGTACATCAGAATAAGAGATTGTTTCAATAGACCAATATGCAGTGTTCCTGGTGCCACAGTTGATATAGCTGATCGCGAAAGTTTGGAATCTGGATGGACAATAAA CTACACTGGCCGTGTTCACAAAGATGTCGTGAATTTGGGCTCCTATAACTACCTCGGTTTTGCTGAAAAAACAGGACCATGTTCTGAAGATGCAATTGAAAGTGTGAAACAGTATGGAGCAGGAGTTTGTAGCTCGAGACAAGAAATTG GTAATCTTGACATTCACGAAGAACTTGAAGAAGTTGTTGCAAATTATCTTGGAGTTGAATCCTGTCTTGCATTCGGAATGGGTTTCGCTACAAATTCAATGAATATTCCTTGTCTCGTTGACAAAGGTTGTTTGATTTTCAGTGATGAATTGAATCATGCTTCATTAGTATTGGGTTGCAG ATTGTCTGGAGCCACAACACGAGTTTTTAAACATAATAACATGGAGGATTTGGAACAGAAACTTCGAAATGCAATTGTTTCAGGACAACCACGTACTCATAGACCTTGGAAAAAGATTCTCATCATTGTGGAAGGCGTATACAG CATGGAAGGTTCTATAATCAATCTACCAGGAGTCATTAAACTAAAAAAGAAATACAGCGCTTATGTTTACTTGGACGAAGCACACAGTATCGGAGCAATAGGAAAGAGTGGTCGAGGTGTCACAGAGTATTTTGGTGTTGATCCAAATGATGTTGATATTATGATGGGAACTTTTACCAAGAGTTTTGGAGCTGCTGGTGGCTATATTGGTGGAAGAAGG GATCTAGTTGAACATTTACGCAAACATTCTCATTCAACTTCCTATGCAACATCAATGGCTCCTGCAGTTGTTCAACAg attttgacGTGCATGAAATTGATTGATGACCCTAACGATGGACATAAACGAATTAAAAAACTTGCTGAAAATTCAAGACTTTTTAGACAAGGACTTAAGAAAGCTGGATTCATTGTTTATGGAAATGATGATTCACCAGTCGTGCCAATGATGATATACATGCCTGGGAAACTTGG cccTTTCAGTCGCGAAATGTTGGAAAGAGGatttgctgttgttgttgtagGCTTTCCAGCAACACCACTCGTAGAGTCTAGAGTCAGATTCTGTATATCTGCGGCTCATAGTGAAGAGCAATTAAAAGGG GCTCTTCAAGCAATCAATGATTTGGCTGAAGTTCTCAAACTGAAATATTCCAGGACATGA